A portion of the Canis aureus isolate CA01 chromosome 32, VMU_Caureus_v.1.0, whole genome shotgun sequence genome contains these proteins:
- the SNAPC5 gene encoding snRNA-activating protein complex subunit 5 isoform X1, whose protein sequence is MLSRLQELRKEEETLLRLKAALHDQLNRLKVEELALQSMISSRRGDETLSSQPAPEQSHDQMLVHVDNEASINQTALELSTRSHVLEEEEEEEEEEESDS, encoded by the exons ATGCTGAGCCGGCTTCAGGAGCTGCGCAAGGAGGAGGAGACGCTGCTGCGGCTGAAGGCGGCCCTGCACGACCAGCTGAACCGGCTCAAG GTTGAAGAACTAGCCCTCCAGTCAATGATTAGTTCAAGGAGAGGAGATGAGACGCTGTCTTCTCAACCTGCACCTGAACAGTCACATGAT CAGATGCTGGTGCATGTAGACAATGAAGCATCAATCAACCAAACTGCACTGGAGTTGAGCACAAGGAGCCATGTGCtcgaagaggaggaggaggaggaagaggaagaagaatcagATTCCTGA
- the SNAPC5 gene encoding snRNA-activating protein complex subunit 5 isoform X2 — MLSRLQELRKEEETLLRLKAALHDQLNRLKVEELALQSMISSRRGDETLSSQPAPEQSHDMLVHVDNEASINQTALELSTRSHVLEEEEEEEEEEESDS, encoded by the exons ATGCTGAGCCGGCTTCAGGAGCTGCGCAAGGAGGAGGAGACGCTGCTGCGGCTGAAGGCGGCCCTGCACGACCAGCTGAACCGGCTCAAG GTTGAAGAACTAGCCCTCCAGTCAATGATTAGTTCAAGGAGAGGAGATGAGACGCTGTCTTCTCAACCTGCACCTGAACAGTCACATGAT ATGCTGGTGCATGTAGACAATGAAGCATCAATCAACCAAACTGCACTGGAGTTGAGCACAAGGAGCCATGTGCtcgaagaggaggaggaggaggaagaggaagaagaatcagATTCCTGA
- the RPL4 gene encoding large ribosomal subunit protein uL4 yields MACARPLISVYSEKGESSGKNVTLPAVFKAPIRPDIVNFVHTNLRKNNRQPYAVSELAGHQTSAESWGTGRAVARIPRVRGGGTHRSGQGAFGNMCRGGRMFAPTKTWRRWHRRVNTTQKRYAICSALAASALPALVMSKGHRIEEVPELPLVVEDKVEGYKKTKEAVLLLKKLKAWNDIKKVYASQRMRAGKGKMRNRRRIQRRGPCIIYNEDNGIIKAFRNIPGITLLNVSKLNILKLAPGGHVGRFCIWTESAFRKLDDLYGTWRKAASLKSNYNLPMHKMLNTDLSRILKSPEIQRALRAPRKKIHRRVLKKNPLKNLRIMLKLNPYAKTMRRNTILRQAKNHKLRMDKAAAALEAKSEEKGVPGKKPTVGKKGKKTVGVKKPKKPVVGKKAAATKKPAADKKPAEKKPTTEEKKPAA; encoded by the exons ATG GCGTGTGCTCGTCCGTTGATATCTGTGTACTCCGAAAAGGGGGAATCATCCGGCAAAAATGTTACCTTGCCCGCTGTGTTTAAGGCTCCCATTCGACCCGATATCGTGAACTTTGTTCACACCAACTTGCGCAAAAACAACAGACAGCCATATGCTGTCAGTGAATTAGCAG GTCATCAAACCAGTGCTGAATCTTGGGGTACTGGCAGAGCCGTGGCTCGAATTCCCCGAGTTCGAGGCGGTGGGACTCACCGTTCTGGCCAGGGTGCTTTTGGAAAT ATGTGTCGTGGAGGCCGCATGTTTGCACCAACCAAAACCTGGCGCCGTTGGCACCGCAGAGTGAACACAACACAAAAGCGATACGCCATCTGCTCTGCCCTGGCTGCCTCAGCCTTACCAGCACTGGTCATGTCTAAAG GTCATCGTATTGAGGAAGTTCCTGAACTTCCTTTGGTGGTTGAAGATAAAGTTGAAGGCTACAAGAAGACCAAGGAGGCGGTTTTGCTTCTTAAGAAACTTAAAGCCTGGAATGATATCAAGAAG gTCTATGCCTCTCAGCGAATGAGAGCTGGCAAAGGCAAAATGAGAAACCGTCGTCGTATCCAGCGCAGGGGACCCTGCATCATCTACAATGAAGACAATGGTATCATCAAGGCCTTCAGAAACATCCCTG GAATTACTTTACTTAATGTAAGCAAGCTGAACATTCTGAAACTTGCTCCTGGTGGGCATGTGGGACGTTTCTGCATTTGGACTGAAAGTGCTTTCCGCAAGTTAGACGATCTGTATGGCACTTGGCGTAAGGCTGCCTCCCTCAAGAGTAACTACAA cctTCCCATGCATAAGATGCTTAATACAGACCTCAGCAGAATCTTGAAAAGCCCAGAGATCCAAAGAGCCCTCCGAGCACCACG CAAGAAGATTCATCGTAGAGTCCTGAAGAAGAATCCACTGAAGAACCTAAGAATCATGTTGAAGCTAAACCCGTATGCAAAGACCATGCGCCGGAACACCATTCTTCGCCAGGCCAAGAAT CACAAACTCCGGATGGATAAGGCGGCAGCAGCTTTAGAAGCCAAATCGGAGGAGAAGGGAGTTCCAGGCAAGAAGCCCACggtagggaagaaaggaaagaaaactgttgGTGTGAAAAAGCCGAAGAAACCTGTGGTAGGAAAAAAGGCTGCAGCTACCAAAAAACCAGCAGCTGACAAGAAACCTGCAGAAAAGAAACCTACTACGGAAGAGAAGAAGCCCGCTGCCTAA